From the genome of Thermosynechococcus sp. NK55a:
AATTGAAAACGACCCCTACTGGCAGCATCAGGTGTGGACAGACTACAGTATTCATGAGTGGATCCAAGCCCTCTAAGGGCGAGGGCGGATCCGAAACTCACCTAGGGCGCAAGGGCATTGCCCCGCATCAGGCTCCCAATCGTTTTTGCCGTAATTTTCAACTGCACTAAGGGATTAGCGGGCACAACAGTCTTGTAGAGGTAGCTATCGAAGGTGAGCTTTTGCACATCAAGATCACTACACATCTCCACAAAAGCCTCACGGGTGGCATCGGAGCGATAAAAGACCCGCTGCAGCAGATCCAAAACAAGATAGGTCATGCCGTAGGCTTTGTCCCAGCGCTTCAGGTAGAGCTTGAGATCGGCTTCGGTAGGGATACGGCGACCGCCGTTGGAGGTCTCGACAATCGTTTCAGCACACAGGCGGGCTGACTTGGCGGCAAAGTAAATGCCTTCTCCGGAGGACTTGGTCACGGTACCCGCCGCATCGCCCACAAGGGCCACGCGGCCGACCACTCGCCGAGGTCGAGGATGCTCAGGAATGGGGTGGGCTTCCACTTTAATAATTTGCCCCCCCTCCAGTTTGGCGGCAGCGCGGTGGCGGATTCCTGCTTGCAATTCCCGAATACGGTCTTTATTGACCTTCATGGTGCCCGTACCCACGGCTACATGGTCATATTTCGGGAAAACCCACGCATAAAAGTCAGGGGACACGTCATCCCCCACGTACATTTCTGCTAACTCGTTGTAGTAGGCCATTTTGTCCTCAGGCAGGCGAATCCGCTCCTGGTAGGCAATGGCGTAGTTGTAATCGCCGGCATCAATTTCCTTGGCAATGCGAGAATTTGCGCCATCGGCACCAATCACCACATCCACTTCGAGGGTCTGAACTGCGCCATCCTCTTGGACATAGTGGAGGGTGTAGGGCTGATCGCTGGTGATGGGCTGCTCTAGCTTAAAGACAGTGCCATTGATCAAGTTGGCGCCCAAAGCCGCTGCCCGATTGCGCATAAAGCTATCGAGGACTTCGCGGCGGCACATACCGATATACTCGTGCTCCTTGAGGGTATGGCCAATGTTCACCTCAATGTTGGAGGGGGATATCATTTTCATTTTGCGCACGCGGCGGTCAATGATTTCCGGGGGTAAGTCAAATTCACTGACCATGCACAGGGGGATCGCACCGCCACAGGGCTTGGCATTGTCTAATTTACGTTCAAAGAGATAGGTTTGGATTCCGGCTTTGGCTAAGGTTTCGGCGGCTGAGGAACCCGCTGGACCACCACCGACTACTGCTACCCGAAGTGACAACGGACGACTCCCAAATTTTGGCTAACAAACAACAGTTTGGATACTATCACGGGAATTTTTTGTCTTCAAGGATTTAATCCCGAAAAGCCGTATCTGTAACAGTTTTCAACATTTGGTTATCCTTAGTGATCTGCTAGGATAGATCCATCTATTAGCTAATAATTGATCCAACCTGGGGACTGGAGCGGAAGTGACCCAATTTGTCTCTCGCGGTCGAGAATGGTATCATTTGCGAGGTTGTAAAATTTACGCCATTTCCCAGAGAGGTTAAGGTAGGGCATTCACATGGCATCGTCTCCTGTTGCGCCCGTTGTTTTGGTGATTTTGGATGGCTGGGGCTATCGCGAAGACACCTACGGTAATGCGATCGCCAGCGCCAGTACCCCTGTGATGGACAGTTTGTGGGAAGCCTATCCCCACACATTGATTTACACGTCTGGGAAGGCGGTGGGACTCCCCAAGGGACAAATGGGTAACTCCGAGGTGGGGCACTTAAATATCGGTGCCGGTCGCATTGTTCCCCAAGAATTGGTACGCATTTCCGATGCTGTCGAAGATGGCAGCTTCTTTAGCAATCCGGTCCTTGTGCATCTGTGTCAAACCGTGAAGGAACGCAACGGTAAGCTGCATTTTATCGGTCTGTGTTCTGCTGGGGGGGTGCATTCCCACATTGAGCATCTTTACGGCTTGGTGGAACTAGCCAAACGCCACGGGTTGCCCGCCTGTATCCATGCTATTACCGATGGTCGTGATACGCCCCCCCGTGATGCCGCAGGGGTCCTTGAGGAATTGGAGCAGCGCCTGAAAACCGCCGGCTGCGGACGAATTGTGACGGTAAGTGGTCGCTACTATGCCATGGATCGCGATCGCCGCTGGGACCGCACCGAGGCGGCCTACCGCGTTATGACCAGCAATGAGCATATTCAACCCCTCCGGGCAGTGGATGTGGCCCGTAGGGCCTACGCGCAGGATATTGGCGATGAATTCATTGGGCCCACACGCATTGCTGAAGGAGCCGTTGAACCTGGCGATGGGGTGGTGTTTTTCAACTTCCGTCCCGATCGCGCTCGCCAGCTGACCCAAGCCTTTATTGATCCTGACTTCAGCGGTTTTGAACGGACGCTGATTACGCCCCTTGAGTTTGTCACCTTTACCCAGTACGACGCTAGCTTTAACTGTGGGGTTGCTTTCCCGCCGCAAAATCTCAGCCACATCCTCGGAGAAGTTATTGCTGAGCACGGCCTGAAGCAACTGCGGGCAGCCGAAACAGAAAAATATGCCCACGTCACTTACTTCTTCAACGGTGGCCTTGAGGAACCCTTTCCCGGCGAAGATCGCATTCTCATCCCCAGTCCCCTGGTGGCCACCTATGATCAAGCCCCAGCCATGTCTGCCCTGGCTGTAACCGAATCCGTCAAGAAGGCCATTGAGAAGCAGGAGTATGCCCTAATTGTAGTTAACTTTGCCAACCCCGATATGGTGGGGCACACGGGGCAGTTGGCGGCGACGATTCAAGCCATTGAAACCGTGGATCGCTGTGTGGGGATCTTGGTGGAAGCGGCCACAAAAGTGGGGGGAACTCTGCTCATCACTGCAGATCACGGCAACGCCGAATACATGATTGATGAGGACGGCAACCCCTGGACGGCTCACACCACCAACCCGGTTCCCTTCATTTTAGTGGAAGGGGAGAAACGCAAAGTTCCTGGCCATGGTGGCAATGTGATCCTTCGGGAAGATGGCTGTCTGGCGGATATTGCCCCTACGATTCTTGAAATTCTGGAGCTGCCCCAACCCCCCGAAATGACGGGGCGATCGCTAATTGTCAGTGCACCCTATGAAACGCGCCTAAATCGCACCCCTGTTTCCCTCAAGATCTAAAGCCTTCTCAAGGGCGACGGCACAAAATTTTAAGAAATCTTAAAATGGGAATAGTGCTTGTCGTATTTTTATGGCCTCATTTCGCTCCATTCTGGGTTACTATCGCGCCTATCGGGGGATAGCGATCGCCAGCATTACCGCAGCCAGTCTGTGCGAGATGGTGGATTTGCTGGTGCCCTATGCCATTGGTCAAATTCTCAACCTGCTCTCCCAACAACCCCTTGACCCGCCAGTGGTGGCGATCGCCCATAGACTCCAAACATGGACAGGCTGGAGCGATACCTTTAGTGCTCATCTCGCCGTTCTCGGCAGTATTGTTTTTTTGGCCACTGTGGTGCGTGCCCCGATTCAACCGTGGCTAGGGGTATGGTTCCACTGGTGGATTGCCTTGGCTGCCCGTCGCGACCACGCTCGCAAAGCAATCGAGAAAATCCTGACCCTTCCCCTAGAATTCTTTGAGGAAAATAATCCTGGCCGCATTGCCAACCGTGTTAGTAAAGGGATTTCCAACCATACGTGGAGCTACCCGGAAATTGCCGGTCAACTCATTCCCAAACTTGTACGGGTCCTGGGGATTGGTGTTATTGTTTGGTGGTTGGATTGGCCAATCGCCCTTGGGCTCTTGATCTCCTTTACAGTCATCTTGTTGCTGACCCTGCGCACCCTAAGGCGCATTATTCAAAAGGAAGAAATCCTCGACAGCCACATCGAAAGCACGGAAAGCCGCACCTCAGAGATCATCACCAATATCAAAACCGTCAAGGCCTTTGCCACTGAAGCCCGTGAACTGGCTCGCCAGAAGCAGCGGCTGGATCGCGAGTTCAAGATGGTGATTGACCGCATCCATCGCGGCTACATGCATCTAATCACTTGGCAGGGAGCGGTGGTGCAGTTTTGCCTTTTTAGTGTGTTGGGGTTTTCCCTAGCAGCGACCATCGCTGGACGGGTCTCCATTGGCCACTTTATTACGATTTACACCCTTGCCAGTATGGCCTATGCCGAAATTACGCCCCTCTCGCAGGTGTCTGAGGTGTTTGCGCGGCGCTATGCCTCAATTTTACGCTTCCATGAATTTATGGAATTGCCCGCCGGTCGCGATGCCATTGATCTTGAGCAACAGGAAATTCCTAGCCTGCAGTTTTCTGGCAAGGTGGATTTTCAGCATGTTTGGTTTGGCTACACACCAGGGCGTCCCATTCTGCGGGATATTAACTTACTCATTGAACCCTGCCAAACGGTGGCCCTAGTGGGGCGATCGGGGTCGGGGAAATCCACCCTAATCAAGCTCCTCTTTCGTTACTTCCAGCCGGATCAGGGGCAAATTCTCATTGATGGCCAAGATATTCAAACCCTCGATGTGCGCGCCTATCGCCGCCGGCTGGCTATTGTCCACCAAGAAGTCGATGTCTTTAATGGCACCCTCTGGGATAACCTGACCTATGCTAACCCCGAGGTCAGTGCCGACGCGGTCTATGAGGCCTGTGCCATTGCGCGGGTGGATGAATTTGTGCAGCAGTTGCCCTTGGGCTATCGCACGATTGTTGGTGAACGGGGGTTGCGGCTTTCGGGGGGACAGCGGCAGCGCTTAGGGATTGCCCGTGCCCTCTTGGCGGATCCTGATGTGCTGATTTTTGATGAGGCAACCTCAAGTTTGGATTACGAATCAGAGCGGGAAATTCAGCTAGCCCTACGCGCCATTACGGGTACTCGCACCATGATTGTGATTGCCCACCGCCTGAGTACAGTGCGGGATGCCCATCAGATTGTGGTGCTGGATCAGGGCACGATCCGTGAGCAGGGCGATCATGACACCCTCCTTGCCCAAGGGGGATTGTATGCCCATCTCTATTCGATTCAGCGCGATCGCCCCCCCGTTGCTGCAACTAACTGAGATTTATCCCCAAGAAGCGATCCAAGAGCCGATACCGCCAAAAGCTGCGCAAAAGAATCACCCAGAGTAGGACAATTAGCACAATGAGTGCCCACAATGACCAGGAGAGGGGTTCTAGCTCCGCCACCGATCGCAGGGTGGGCGATGTGCTAATGATGACAAAGCCAGCCAGTAGGATAACTACAACTGCAACATACCGCCAGTTGCCCACTAAGGGAGCACCGCCGACCCATACGGGATGGGGAGGTTTTAGGAAAAGCACTAAACAGAGGGAGGCCAAGATCAGGCTCGTCACCAAGGCCGTGCGCGCGATCGCCACACTGTGGCCCAATTCCGAGAGCACCTCGCGATCATTCACCAGGGCTGGATCAAACCGTCCTTGGAGCAATTCCACAAGGGGTGTCAGTTCCCGTGCTAAAACCCCTAAGTACATGAAAATGGCTAACAGCGCCAGGCTCAGGGTGGCGGGGATGACAAAGTGCAGCAATGAACGAATCAAGGAGCGATGGGGACGGGGCCCCGGCACTGCCCAAAAAGCCACCGCCAGTGTGGGTAAACCCACTCCCCACAGCGTTAGCAGGCTGTTGTGCTTAATCAGCAGCGGAAAGGCGCGCCCTGCCATAACAGTGACAAGGCACAGTAAACTAAAGCTAAAGACCCGTACCAAAAAGAGCTTGCTGACATCTTGAATACCGTTGTAGATGCGCTGCCCTTCGCGAAAGGCTGCTGGTAAGGCTGCAAAGGAATCCGCAAGCAGCACAATATCAGCCACATTGCGGGTAATGGCACTGCCACTTTCCATAGCGATTCCCACATTAGCTTGCTTCAGGGATAGGACATCATTCACACCATCACCAATCATTGCCACCTGATGCCCGAGGGCACGCAAGCGAGTGACGAGTTTAGCCTTTTGCTCTGGTGTAATGCGACCAAAAACCGTGGCTTTCTCAGCCATTTGATCAAAGCTGGAATCATCCATAGCGGCCAGTTCTGCCCCGGAGATGGCGATCGCCCCCCCATCGAGGCCAACTTGCTTGCCAAGGGCAACAACGGTTTCCGGATGATCCCCGGAGATAATTTTGACTTGAATTCCAGCTTGCTGAAAACGCGCTAGAACCTCACGGCATTGGGGTCGCAGGCGATCGCCCACCCAAATCACTGCCAAGGGTTCCAACTCTGAGGGCAACAGAGGCGTTTCCTGCCGCTCATCCCAAGTGGGATCACTGCCACTGCGGGCAAAGAGGAGCACCCGCAATCCCTGCTGTCGCCCTCGCTGGAGCAGCTCAACCACCCTAGGGGAGAGGTCCTCACTTTTGAAGAGGACATCCGGTGCCCCCAAAATAAACGTTTCCGAGTCGTGCCAGGCCACTGCACTCCACTTGTAGGTGGAGGAAAAGGGAATTTCGAGGCGCATCGGTTGGGGCGTTCCCGCAAAAGCCTCCGTTAGGGCAACAATGGTACGGTTGGGACTGCTGACACTGGCCGCAAACTTCCCCAGGGTTGCTGCCGTTTGCTCCTTCGCTTCGCTGAGAGGGTACCAGCTATGGAGTTCAAGGGCATTGGCCGTTAGGGTTCCCGTTTTATCAAGGCAGAGAATATCCACCCCACTGAGGGACTCAATGGCATTCACCTGCTGCACCAAGACGTTGGCACGGGAAATGCGCAGCGCCCCCAGGGCATAGGTGAGGGTAATCGTAAGGTACAGGCCCACAGGGACAAGGCCCGCAATTACGGCTGCGGTTTGCACGCTCATTTGTAGAGTGGTCAGGCGCACCAAGAGCGAGAATAGAACCAATAGCCACAGGAAAACCGCCAGGGCAAGAATCACGCGGATAATCAGGTTAATTTCCTGCTGAAGGGGTGTGAGTTTATGGTGGTGGGTTTTGGCGGCAGCAGTCAGTTGATGGGCAGTGCTCTTTTCCCCCACCTGCTCGGCAACATAGGCAGCGGCACCGCGCACACAAAAGCTGCCGGAATAGAGGCGATCGCCCGCCCGCTTGGGAACGAGATCCGACTCCCCTGTGAGCAATGACTCATCTACTTGAATCTGTCCATCGCCAACCACCCTACCATCAGCAACGATTTGATCCCCAGGCGTCAACAGGAGAATATCCCCTTCTACGACCTCTGCAGGATCGATAATCACCTCTTGGCGATCGCGCAGCACCTTAACGCGGGGTCGGCTTAAAAGGCTAATGGCATCCAGTTGGCGTTTGGCGCGAATTTCTTGAATGATACTGATGATGGCATTGAGAAACACAACAACGACGATCGCCACCACATCCCCTGGGCGACCTAAAAAGATCAAGATAAGGCTAATAAAAGCAAAAACCCCATTGATAAACGTGAAGAGGTTTTCCCGCAAAATCTCGCCATAGGTGCGATTGCTTTCACTCACCTGACGGTTAATGCGGCCCCTGGCTTGCCGCTCCGCTACTTCCGCTGTAGTAAGACCGATTAATGGGGTTGTCATATTTCAGGTTTCCGCTGACTTCACCACCAATACCGAACAGGGGGCATCGGCAAGGACGGCACTACTGACGGAGCCCTGCACCACGCGCTCCACGCCGGTGAGGCCACGATTGCCCAGCACAATCAAGTCAGCACGGTAGATATTTGCAAGGCGTAAAATTTCCTCTACGGGGTCACCGCTAACAATTTCAATTTCTGAATCACAGGAAAGCTGGCGTTGAAACCGTTGTAAATGCTGCTCAATACTGCGGTAGGTTCCCATTTGGGGATGCAAGGAGGGGCGATCAGCGCTGACCCCAAACCCCGACTCCACCGGTGAAATCACATGACTGAGAATCACTTGGGCATCTGGGTCTAAGTTTAACTGTGCCACCGCCGCCATCACCCGTGCCGATAACTCACTGGTATCGAGGGCAACTAAAATTGTTTTGAACATGCCTGTGACTCTGTACTTGCAATCTCCTAGTCTGCCACAAGAGCGTGAGTAGCAGTCAAACTCCCCTTCTGGCTACTTTCTTGCGCTGATGATTAACCACACCTATCGATTCATTTTCCTGAAAACTCGTAAAACTGCTGGCGTCAGTAAATTGCCCTCTGCCAGTTTTGTGGTAGTGAGGTATCATTACACCGATTTGCTGCCAGGATGAGTACATTCATCCTCAATTGGGTTATCCGTGGCCGCGCAATTTTTCTGCTCCTTTGGTTAACTGTTCGCTATCAGGCTGGCTCGCTCTCTTTTATCAAGGGGTTAAGGCAAGCTTAATAGCCACTTCACGGCTGCCCAAGTTAGGTTTTGCTTTGAATGTAATCCCCTTGATAAGGCAATTCGTCAGTCTGGGGCATTGATACCATCGGCGATGAAATCCCTGTGGACTTTGTTGACCGGTATGAGGGCTTGAATGAAAACTTGGCACTCATCTGTGAAAAACTGGGACTGCTAGCCCCCTGAAAGTTGCCAAAGGGGGGATAGCGTAAAAACTACGACCACCATAGTCAAGTGCTCAATCAAAGCGCCTGCAAACAGGGGAAGGAATTGCAAAGGAATTGAAGCAGTATGCCCGGAAGGAGATTGCTGCTTTTGGCTACTATTGGGAAAGCATTAGCTAAGTAAAAGTACTCAATAATAGTGTCAAGATTTGTTACAAAGGTTACTGGAGATCATAAGACTTGTAGAGAATCCCCATGAAATGCTGACATTTTCTCGCATTCCCGAGGGGATCGCAGTAGCGTGAGGATCAGTACAGAACAGTATGTGCATGGGTTGTGATGGTGTCGGGCTGTTATAAAACAGAAGTCCTGATGACTACACCAAGGAAGTGTTCTGTAAAGCGTGCAAACCCTATCCAAGAGTGCCTATGAAAGTTGGGGTCGTTAAGGAACGCGAAGTGGGGGAACAACGGGTTGCCCTGATTCCCGAAGTTGTTGCCAAGCTAGTGCAGCAGGGGTATCACCTCTGTGTGGAGTCCGGTGCAGGGGATATGGCTCACTTTAGCGATGATGACTACCGTGCCGCAGGTGCAGAAATTGGTTACTCCATTGAAGAGATTTGGGGCGGTGTCGATGTCCTGCTTAAGGTTGCGCCGCTGCGCGATCGCGAGGTGGAGTGGATTCGCCCCGGCACCACCCTCATTAGTTTTCTCAATCCCCTAGGGAATCCGTGGCAGATGCAACACTTGGCAGAGCGGCACATTACTGCCTTTGCCCTCGAGTGTATTCCCCGCACCAGTCGGGCCCAAACTATGGATGCCCTCTCTTCCCAAGCGGCAGTGGCGGGCTATGGGGCGGTGTTATTGGCGGCTTCCCATTTGCCGCGCTTTTTCCCCATGCTGACGACAGCCGCGGGTACGATTCCCCCCGCCAAGGTGTTTGTGATTGGGGCAGGGGTGGCTGGCTTGCAGGCGATCGCGACCGCCCGACGTTTAGGCGCGGTTGTTGAAGCCTTTGATATTCGCCCTGCGGTCAAGGAAGAGGTGCAAAGTCTCGGTGCCAAATTTGTTGAAGTCAACCTTGAGGAGGACACGGGGGCGGCCGGCGGCTATGCCAAAGAGGTTTCTGAGGCCGCAAAGCACAAAACCCAAGAGGCGATCGCTGCCCATGTCCACAGGGCCGATGTGGTCATTACCACGGCCCAAGTTCCCGGTAAACCGGCTCCCCTGTTAGTTACAGAACGTATGGTGGCCAGCATGAAACCGGGTTCAGTCATTGTGGATTTAGCCGCTGAACAGGGGGGCAACTGTGCCTGCACAGAACCGGGGCGCTCCATTTGTCATCAGCGGGTTACCATTATTGGCCCGATTAATCTGCCCGCCACCATGGCGGTGCATGCCAGTCAAATGTATGCCAAAAACATTTCAACGCTCCTGAAGTACCTTGCTCCCCAGGGGGAATTGGTGTTGAACTTTGGCGATGACATTGTGGATGCCGCCTGTGTTACCCATGAAGGGCAGGTCCGCAACCCACGGGTGCTGCAACTGCTGCATCCTGCCCAAACCTTGGCACCAATGCTTTAGTTCTTTTCTCAGGGGGTTAGTTCAATGACAGAACCTGTACTTGTGGGTCTAATGATTTTTGTCCTGGCCAGTTTCATTGGCTTTGAGGTGATTAACAAAGTCCCACCCACGCTGCATACTCCCCTCATGTCTGGCTCCAATGCCATTTCTGGGATTGCTGTGATTGGTGCCCTGCTGATGGCGGGGAGTGGACACACCACTTTAACAGTGGTCTTGGGATTCATTGCGACGGTGCTAGCCACAATTAATGTGGTGGGCGGTTTTTTGGTTACGGATCGCATGTTGCAGATGTTTAAGCGGTAGGAACCATGGATTGGCTAACACGCATTGAAGAATTGAGCTATTTGGGGGCTGCGGCGCTCTTTATCTTTGGTTTAAAAAAGTTGGGCTCGCCAGCGACGGCACGTCAAGGAAATCGCCTTGCCGCCTTGGGGATGTTGATTGCGATTGTGGTCACGCTCCTCGATCGCCAGATTATGAGCTACACGGGTGTCCTAGCGGCCATTGGCCTCGGCAGTGTCATTGGCGCGATCGCTGCCTACAAAGTGGAAATGACGGCCATGCCCCAGATGGTGGGGTTACTCAATGGCTTAGGAGGGGCGGCCTCTGCCCTGGTGGGCATTGGTGAATTTTGCCGCACTGTGGCCATGGGTGAACCACTGACCCCCAGCACACTTATCACCATTATTTTGGGGGTGCTCATTGGCGGGGTCACCCTCACTGGTAGCCTTGTTGCCTTTGGTAAACTTCAGGGACTGATTTCAGGAACCCCGATCATTTTTCCGATGCAGCAGGTCATTAACCTCGGCTTGCTGGTGGCTTTCTTGGTTGCCAGTGGCTGGGTGGGGTTGCATCCGAGTCAGCTGCCGATGTTCTGGGGCTTGGTGGCGATCGCCAGCATTTTGGGGGTGCTCTTTGTCCTGCCCATTGGTGGTGCCGATATGCCAGTGGTGATTTCCCTCTTGAACTCTCTCTCAGGGCTGGCTGCCAGTGCCGCTGGCTTTATCGTTGGCAACAGTATGTTGATTATTGCGGGTGCCTTGGTGGGGGCTTCAGGGCTGATTTTAACGCAGATTATGTGCAAAGCCATGAATCGCTCCTTGGCCAATGTCCTCTTCGGTGGTTTTGGCAGTACGACGACCGGTAACGCGGCGGTGGCGGCTCACGCCACGGCGAAGTCAGTGCGCACCATTGACCCTGAAGAAAGTGCAATGATGCTCGGCTATGCCAAGTCGGTGGTCATTGTCCCCGGCTATGGAATGGCGGTGGCTCAAGCGCAGCACAGCGTCAAAGAACTAGCGGATCAATTGGAGCGGCTCGGTGTTGATGTCAAATACGCGATTCACCCCGTTGCCGGTCGCATGCCGGGACACATGAATGTGCTGCTGGCCGAGGCAAATGTCCCCTACCCCCAACTCAAGGACATGGAGGACATCAATCCAGAATTTGAGAATGTGGATGTGGCACTGGTGATTGGTGCCAATGATGTTGTCAATCCCGCTGCCCGCACCAACCCCGGCAGCCCCGTGTATGGAATGCCCATTCTCGATGTGGATCGGGCACGGCACACAATTGTGATCAAGCGCAGCCTCAATCCGGGCTTTGCTGGCATTGACAATGAGTTATTCTACAAAGATAAAACCCTGATGCTTTTTGGCAATGCCAAGGAAGTACTCAATCAACTCATTGCCGAGGTGAAACACCTCTAGGAGGGGGTGGAGGCCACCCTGCGCTCAAACACTGGGGCAATTTCCGCAAGGTCAAACTGATCCAGGCGATCAAGTACCCAATGACAGCGACGCTGAAGCATATGGAAGGGATAGGTGTGGGCTACCCCCAAGACTTTGACACCAGCTTCGCGGGCGGATTGAATCCCCACCAAGGTGTCCTCGATCGCCAGACAATCAGCGGCTGTGAGATCACTCCCTAGGGCTTGCAAGGCCTCAACGGCACGTAGATAGGGGTCAGGATAAGGTTTGCTGCGCTCCCCGCTTTCGGCACTGATAATGCAGTCCACAATCGAGTGGAGCTGGCCACGCTCAAGGGCTAAGTCCACATCGGATCGCACAGCACCGGTGACAATGGCGATTTTCAATTGCGCAGCATGGAGTTTCTGCAGTAGGGCGATCGCCCCCGGAAAAAAGGGAAACGGTTCGATACTAGCCAAGCGGGTACGGTAGGCGGCTGCCTTTTGAGCCACCAGTTTATCCAAATAGGCCGGGGTCACTGCCCGTCCACGGCGGCTGAGGAGGTTATCCAAACAGGCGCGATCGCTCCGTCCCAAGCAAAAAAGGTCGTACTCCCCCCGCTGTGGCCGCAGGTTCTCTTGCAAGAGGATCTCATCAATGAGGGCAGCATGAATGGCCTCATCATCGAGAATCACACCATTGAAGTCAAACAAAACCGCCGTCAGGGGCATACCTAGGGGGCTAACTCTGGGAATAACTGCTGAATCCGCGCTTGGAGTTGCTCCGCCTCACTGAAGTGCGCCATCTCCGCTGGGGGGCGCATGAGGGATTCTCCGACTAAAATGGCTTGGGCGCCGGCTTGTGCCACCCGTTCGACATC
Proteins encoded in this window:
- a CDS encoding NAD(P)(+) transhydrogenase (Re/Si-specific) subunit beta, translating into MDWLTRIEELSYLGAAALFIFGLKKLGSPATARQGNRLAALGMLIAIVVTLLDRQIMSYTGVLAAIGLGSVIGAIAAYKVEMTAMPQMVGLLNGLGGAASALVGIGEFCRTVAMGEPLTPSTLITIILGVLIGGVTLTGSLVAFGKLQGLISGTPIIFPMQQVINLGLLVAFLVASGWVGLHPSQLPMFWGLVAIASILGVLFVLPIGGADMPVVISLLNSLSGLAASAAGFIVGNSMLIIAGALVGASGLILTQIMCKAMNRSLANVLFGGFGSTTTGNAAVAAHATAKSVRTIDPEESAMMLGYAKSVVIVPGYGMAVAQAQHSVKELADQLERLGVDVKYAIHPVAGRMPGHMNVLLAEANVPYPQLKDMEDINPEFENVDVALVIGANDVVNPAARTNPGSPVYGMPILDVDRARHTIVIKRSLNPGFAGIDNELFYKDKTLMLFGNAKEVLNQLIAEVKHL
- a CDS encoding HAD family phosphatase, with the protein product MPLTAVLFDFNGVILDDEAIHAALIDEILLQENLRPQRGEYDLFCLGRSDRACLDNLLSRRGRAVTPAYLDKLVAQKAAAYRTRLASIEPFPFFPGAIALLQKLHAAQLKIAIVTGAVRSDVDLALERGQLHSIVDCIISAESGERSKPYPDPYLRAVEALQALGSDLTAADCLAIEDTLVGIQSAREAGVKVLGVAHTYPFHMLQRRCHWVLDRLDQFDLAEIAPVFERRVASTPS